A region of Phosphitispora fastidiosa DNA encodes the following proteins:
- a CDS encoding histidinol-phosphatase HisJ family protein, giving the protein MPVDYHIHTKMCGHASGEMEEYAAAGQQKGLQEIGFSDHIPMYFLPAGERDSSIAMKDEELDTYVRRVREMQEKYYPFPIKLGIEADFIPGMEKELMEVLKRYDFDYILGSIHYLNGWGFDNPSHRKEYDKWDLYELYRVYFETVKKAASSGIFDSMAHPDLIKKFGFRPDNDIIGIYEDTVREIAAAGVCVEVSTAGLRVPAGEIYPHIDFLKLCHKYKVPVTLGSDAHLPQQVGMDFRAAIAALKSAGYTKVVTFTGRNKNYYQI; this is encoded by the coding sequence ATGCCGGTTGATTATCACATCCACACTAAAATGTGCGGCCATGCTTCGGGTGAAATGGAGGAGTATGCTGCCGCTGGTCAGCAGAAGGGACTCCAGGAAATAGGCTTTTCCGACCATATCCCGATGTATTTTCTGCCTGCCGGAGAGAGGGACTCTTCTATTGCCATGAAGGATGAGGAGCTGGATACATATGTGAGGCGGGTCCGGGAAATGCAGGAAAAGTATTATCCTTTTCCCATTAAGCTTGGCATTGAAGCGGATTTTATACCAGGTATGGAAAAAGAGCTCATGGAAGTGCTGAAAAGGTACGATTTTGATTATATATTAGGCTCAATACACTATCTCAATGGCTGGGGTTTTGACAATCCTTCGCACAGGAAGGAATATGACAAGTGGGACCTGTATGAGCTATACCGGGTGTATTTTGAAACTGTAAAGAAAGCGGCGTCCAGCGGTATTTTTGACAGTATGGCCCATCCCGACCTGATAAAGAAATTTGGGTTCCGGCCCGATAATGATATTATAGGGATTTATGAGGATACTGTCCGGGAAATTGCTGCAGCCGGGGTTTGTGTGGAAGTAAGTACCGCCGGACTAAGGGTGCCGGCAGGGGAAATTTATCCCCATATCGACTTTCTGAAGCTTTGCCACAAATATAAGGTGCCTGTTACCCTGGGTTCGGATGCCCATCTGCCGCAGCAGGTGGGAATGGACTTCAGGGCAGCTATTGCAGCCTTAAAGAGTGCCGGTTATACCAAGGTAGTTACTTTTACGGGACGAAACAAAAATTACTATCAGATTTAA
- the rsmH gene encoding 16S rRNA (cytosine(1402)-N(4))-methyltransferase RsmH produces MNFHHVPVMLDEVMTYLNLRQGGTYVDCTLGGGGHTTEIIKKIQPGGRVIGIDQDPNALEAARKRLESFGSSIVYVHSNYYRLKEIFAELNLGEADGVLFDLGVSSHQLDEGERGFSYMQDAPLDMRMNPGDLLTAEQIVNEKTEDELTGIIRDYGEENWARRIARFIVDHRAKRPIHTTGELVEIIKKAVPAGARREGPHPAKRTFQALRIAVNDELNRFKKALYEAVDILRPGGRVCVISFHSLEDRIAKEVFREMAKTCVCPPGLPVCMCNKKQQVKVLTGKPVLPTQEELKANPRARSSKLRAAEKRRVLNNGEDE; encoded by the coding sequence ATGAATTTCCACCATGTTCCGGTAATGTTGGACGAAGTTATGACGTATCTGAATCTTAGGCAGGGTGGAACATATGTAGATTGCACACTGGGTGGAGGCGGGCATACCACAGAGATAATAAAAAAAATCCAACCCGGTGGCCGGGTCATTGGCATTGATCAGGACCCCAATGCATTGGAAGCTGCACGTAAAAGGCTTGAGAGTTTTGGCAGCAGTATTGTTTATGTTCACAGTAATTATTACCGGTTAAAAGAAATTTTCGCAGAACTGAACCTGGGTGAAGCAGATGGGGTCCTTTTTGACCTTGGAGTGTCATCACACCAGCTTGATGAGGGAGAGCGCGGCTTTAGCTATATGCAGGATGCGCCCCTGGACATGCGGATGAACCCCGGAGATTTGTTGACAGCAGAGCAAATTGTCAATGAAAAGACTGAAGACGAGTTGACTGGGATCATTAGAGACTATGGGGAAGAGAATTGGGCCAGAAGGATTGCCCGGTTTATTGTTGACCACCGGGCGAAACGTCCCATACATACAACGGGGGAGCTTGTAGAGATTATCAAAAAGGCTGTCCCGGCTGGTGCCAGAAGGGAAGGCCCACATCCGGCAAAACGAACTTTCCAGGCATTAAGGATTGCTGTTAATGATGAACTGAATAGGTTCAAGAAGGCTCTATATGAGGCTGTCGATATCCTCAGACCCGGTGGCCGGGTTTGTGTGATATCATTTCATTCTCTTGAGGACAGAATTGCCAAAGAGGTTTTCCGGGAAATGGCAAAAACCTGTGTCTGTCCTCCGGGGTTACCTGTCTGCATGTGCAACAAAAAACAGCAGGTTAAAGTCCTTACCGGAAAGCCTGTATTGCCTACTCAGGAAGAGCTTAAAGCCAACCCGCGTGCCCGAAGCTCCAAACTCAGAGCAGCTGAAAAGCGCCGAGTTCTAAACAACGGGGAGGATGAATAA
- a CDS encoding AAA family ATPase — translation MHKIAQIRDELSQTVLERAGLIDGLFMGMLTGQHVLFIGPPGTAKSMLVNEFGGRLDGGRHFSYLMTKFTKPDEIIGSVSLKGLENDEYKRVLTGKIADSHFVFLDEIFNSNSSCANTILTILNERRYHNGTDVVEVPLIMMVGATNQLPSETGDELQAFYDRFLFRFELDYIRDIENLRRLFTLPDTGKFTRYTLGELRQWQSEVREVEVSEDIVNKVISLVIKLREAGVAVSDRRFRESRKVLQAHAWLYGRSGVELDDLGVLGDIFWIQPEDKKVFREVLFTVKMTVESQAAELLTEARQIRDRFRSLDDRARRQILGGEMNTRLAEITDRLRELTELAGIPGSVLRDAAAGVEEIHAEIIRECLDMDAEMV, via the coding sequence TTGCACAAGATTGCACAGATAAGGGACGAGCTATCACAGACCGTACTTGAAAGGGCCGGGTTGATTGACGGATTGTTCATGGGTATGCTGACCGGACAGCATGTGTTGTTTATCGGACCGCCGGGGACTGCCAAGAGTATGCTTGTCAATGAATTTGGCGGGCGGCTTGATGGGGGCAGGCACTTTTCGTATCTGATGACGAAATTTACCAAGCCTGATGAAATTATCGGCTCCGTTTCCCTGAAAGGCCTGGAAAACGATGAATATAAACGGGTGCTGACCGGCAAAATAGCTGACTCTCATTTTGTTTTTCTGGATGAAATTTTTAATTCCAACAGCAGTTGTGCAAACACAATTCTCACCATTCTTAATGAAAGGCGCTATCATAACGGGACAGATGTGGTCGAAGTGCCTCTGATAATGATGGTAGGGGCTACCAATCAACTTCCGTCTGAGACCGGAGACGAACTGCAGGCTTTTTATGATAGGTTCCTGTTCCGTTTCGAACTCGATTATATCAGGGATATAGAAAACCTGCGCAGGCTTTTTACCCTGCCCGATACCGGGAAATTTACCCGGTACACTCTCGGTGAATTGAGGCAATGGCAGTCTGAGGTCAGGGAGGTTGAGGTTTCTGAAGATATTGTTAATAAGGTCATCAGTCTGGTGATTAAGCTGAGAGAGGCCGGTGTGGCCGTCTCAGACAGGCGGTTCCGTGAGAGCCGCAAGGTTCTGCAGGCACATGCCTGGTTGTATGGGCGCAGTGGAGTTGAATTGGACGACCTCGGGGTCCTGGGGGATATATTCTGGATTCAGCCTGAGGATAAAAAGGTGTTCCGCGAGGTCTTGTTTACAGTGAAAATGACTGTTGAATCCCAGGCTGCAGAATTGTTAACAGAAGCCCGGCAGATCAGGGACCGGTTCAGGTCGCTGGATGACCGGGCCCGGAGACAGATCCTTGGCGGAGAAATGAATACCCGGCTGGCTGAAATTACAGACCGGCTGAGAGAACTCACGGAGCTTGCCGGTATCCCTGGTTCTGTTCTGCGGGATGCCGCCGCCGGGGTCGAGGAGATACATGCGGAGATTATCAGGGAATGTCTTGACATGGATGCCGAGATGGTGTAG
- a CDS encoding UDP-N-acetylmuramoyl-L-alanyl-D-glutamate--2,6-diaminopimelate ligase, giving the protein MKSLRDLIIGLEAAETRGNLDTILSGLSYDSRKVTPGCGFVCVEGFKTDGHKYIPSALEQGAAAIIAQRPVEVPGGIPLVIVRDTRKALALMSAAMADHPSRKLTMIGLTGTNGKTTTTYLIERIFKEEGYKVGLIGTIINKIGEKVLPVTNTTPESLDLQMLLKEMVDSGVTHAVMEVSSHALELGRTEGVEFDNAVFTNITQDHLDFHGNMENYLEAKKKLFAGLDRNVGKQAPKYGIINVDDSSARSVIEATKGRVLTYGVKNDCDIKAFNINLRADRAAFDVATPKGDLYLEIHLPGMFNVYNSLAALSVGICQGIAINSIKAALESVKGVPGRMEKVSEGQDFTVLVDYAHTPDGLENIIRAAREFAAGRVITVFGCGGDRDRTKRPVMGEISARLSDYSVLTSDNPRTEEPLFIISQIEEGVRRAADRSKYSIIPDRREAIGSAIKMAEAGDVILIAGKGHETYQIVNDKVNHFDDREVAREMLPKDV; this is encoded by the coding sequence ATGAAAAGTCTGCGTGATTTAATAATTGGCCTGGAAGCTGCAGAAACAAGGGGAAACCTTGATACAATCCTGTCCGGTCTCAGCTATGACTCCAGGAAGGTGACACCGGGCTGCGGGTTTGTCTGTGTGGAAGGCTTCAAAACTGATGGTCACAAGTATATCCCGTCTGCCTTGGAGCAGGGTGCTGCCGCAATCATAGCCCAAAGGCCTGTGGAAGTCCCCGGGGGGATACCCCTCGTCATCGTGCGGGATACGCGAAAGGCACTGGCATTAATGAGTGCTGCCATGGCTGATCATCCTTCCCGTAAACTCACTATGATTGGCCTGACCGGAACAAATGGGAAAACCACCACGACATATCTGATAGAGCGGATATTTAAGGAAGAAGGCTACAAGGTTGGTCTGATCGGGACTATAATTAATAAGATAGGTGAAAAGGTACTTCCGGTCACCAATACTACACCCGAATCCCTTGACCTGCAGATGCTTTTGAAAGAGATGGTTGACAGCGGGGTTACCCATGCTGTAATGGAAGTATCATCACATGCCCTGGAACTTGGCCGCACAGAGGGTGTTGAATTTGATAATGCTGTTTTCACCAATATTACTCAGGATCACCTGGATTTTCACGGGAATATGGAGAACTACCTGGAGGCCAAGAAAAAGCTGTTCGCAGGACTGGACCGGAATGTGGGGAAACAAGCGCCCAAATATGGTATTATAAATGTAGATGACTCCAGCGCCCGGAGCGTTATAGAGGCCACCAAAGGCAGGGTGTTGACTTATGGGGTCAAAAATGACTGTGATATCAAAGCATTTAATATTAACTTGAGAGCAGACAGGGCAGCATTTGATGTGGCAACCCCAAAAGGGGATCTGTATCTGGAAATTCATCTGCCGGGAATGTTTAATGTTTATAACTCTCTGGCTGCACTGTCAGTAGGAATTTGCCAGGGTATCGCAATTAATTCGATAAAAGCTGCCTTGGAGTCAGTTAAAGGTGTTCCTGGGCGCATGGAAAAAGTTTCCGAGGGGCAGGACTTTACCGTACTGGTTGACTATGCCCATACTCCTGACGGGCTGGAAAATATCATCAGGGCTGCCCGGGAGTTCGCTGCAGGACGGGTGATTACGGTGTTTGGCTGCGGAGGTGACCGGGATAGGACAAAGCGTCCGGTGATGGGGGAAATATCGGCACGGCTCAGTGATTATTCCGTCCTGACCTCAGATAACCCCAGGACGGAAGAGCCGCTTTTTATCATCTCCCAGATAGAAGAGGGAGTCAGGAGAGCGGCTGACAGGTCGAAATACTCCATTATTCCTGACCGCAGAGAGGCCATCGGCAGTGCGATAAAGATGGCTGAAGCGGGAGATGTAATCCTTATTGCTGGGAAAGGCCATGAAACATACCAGATAGTCAATGATAAGGTTAACCATTTTGATGACCGTGAAGTTGCGAGGGAGATGTTACCAAAAGATGTATGA
- a CDS encoding helix-turn-helix transcriptional regulator, whose amino-acid sequence MALETKIKEFRAKINMTQEDLAKAVGVRRETVIHLEKGKYNPSLKLAHDIAQTLNTTIDELFTFTDD is encoded by the coding sequence ATGGCACTAGAAACTAAAATTAAAGAGTTTCGGGCTAAAATAAATATGACTCAGGAAGATCTGGCCAAAGCAGTGGGAGTTCGCAGAGAAACAGTAATTCACCTGGAGAAGGGAAAATACAATCCTTCATTGAAGCTTGCACACGATATAGCCCAAACTTTAAATACAACCATCGATGAATTGTTTACCTTTACTGATGATTAA
- a CDS encoding PsbP-related protein — translation MKRALIILGKRKLIWTVAMVLGVMCPLLAASYYIPAADVAGNAARMLTYSSAAEGLSFDYPQDWVLRTEKDYSGGEILENVTFVSPDKKAHGFVQVMKLSGPIPEYVLESQKSMVPGYDSLNFRQEMKGSKQGYVLTYSRGNGEARLNAAEYFFQNGEKVCRFSFFYPETQQKQYARLADEMVESLTIKSVE, via the coding sequence GTGAAGAGAGCGCTGATTATTCTGGGGAAGCGAAAACTGATTTGGACAGTGGCTATGGTTTTGGGGGTAATGTGCCCGCTCCTGGCAGCCAGTTATTACATCCCGGCTGCTGATGTGGCAGGGAATGCAGCCAGGATGCTGACTTACAGCTCTGCGGCTGAGGGGTTGAGTTTCGATTATCCCCAGGACTGGGTGCTTAGGACTGAAAAGGACTATTCGGGTGGCGAAATCCTTGAAAATGTTACTTTCGTGAGTCCGGACAAGAAAGCCCACGGCTTTGTACAGGTAATGAAACTTTCCGGCCCTATTCCGGAATACGTCCTGGAATCACAGAAGAGCATGGTTCCGGGTTATGATTCGCTGAATTTCAGACAGGAAATGAAAGGCAGTAAACAGGGTTATGTGCTCACTTACAGCCGGGGTAACGGAGAGGCGCGTTTAAATGCTGCAGAATACTTTTTTCAGAACGGGGAAAAGGTATGCAGGTTCAGCTTTTTTTACCCGGAAACCCAGCAAAAGCAGTATGCCAGGCTGGCTGATGAAATGGTGGAAAGCCTGACGATTAAAAGTGTTGAATAA
- a CDS encoding stage V sporulation protein D, producing the protein MQATSIIIRKRVTRLFIVVGVVLCLLVGRLAWIQFVRGEELKEKAKLNRMDDIPIPAERGAIYDRNGEELVVSISSDSVCAFPPLVKDGDPEKTAREVARVLGMEYETVYKRITNNTNFEYIKRRVDPEITQELKELDLPGIDIIEESKRSYSKGKLASHILGFVGYENKGLDGLEVKMDEYLSGTPGRIVIEKDARGRQIPQALHERIPPDPGNNVWLTLDETIQYFVERELDNIVTQYEPKSAVIIVMDPETGAILGMGSRPDFDPADYGKYPEQNRRNMAIQLNYEPGSTFKIITSAAALEEGTVKPDDRFYDPGYATVGDRRIKCWKYPQAHGAQSFEEVVMNSCNTGFVEVGLKLGGERFYRYINAFGFGQKTGINLSGEGKGIMIPEKDIIPVNIATIAMGQSISVTPLQLITAMSAVANDGVLMKPRIIEKITDSKGKLVKEYTPEPVRQVVSKDTSRQLSLILEKVVNSGTGKNAYLEGYRVAGKTGTAQKAGPGGYIQGKYVASFAGFAPADDPKIALLVVIDEPKPGMHYGGQLAAPVFKNISKDTLRYLNVTPELSEEEIENREEQAQVLVPDVVNTALEDAQIILREAGLKARIEGEGSWINNQQPKAGAKIPAGSEVIIYLGQRGGNIPEGQERTVPDLTGMTMREAGQLLGSLGLQLNPEGTGIVVEQKLPPGTKLKSGEEVTVVFSPPVWEPSP; encoded by the coding sequence GTGCAGGCCACAAGCATAATTATCAGGAAACGAGTTACCAGACTTTTTATAGTTGTTGGTGTTGTTCTTTGTTTATTAGTCGGAAGACTGGCGTGGATACAGTTCGTCCGTGGCGAGGAACTTAAGGAAAAAGCCAAGCTGAACCGGATGGATGACATACCCATCCCGGCTGAGCGGGGGGCTATATATGACAGAAATGGTGAAGAGCTGGTGGTTAGCATCAGCTCCGATTCTGTTTGTGCCTTCCCGCCGCTGGTAAAAGACGGTGATCCGGAGAAAACAGCGCGGGAGGTTGCCCGAGTTCTTGGTATGGAATATGAAACGGTGTATAAAAGGATTACCAATAATACCAATTTTGAATATATTAAAAGAAGGGTTGATCCGGAAATAACCCAGGAACTTAAAGAACTGGACCTGCCTGGAATCGATATCATCGAGGAAAGCAAGCGCTCTTACAGCAAAGGAAAACTCGCTTCTCATATCCTTGGATTTGTGGGTTATGAAAACAAAGGGCTTGACGGACTGGAAGTCAAGATGGATGAGTACCTGTCAGGTACACCGGGCCGCATTGTCATTGAGAAGGATGCCAGGGGCAGGCAGATTCCCCAGGCCCTGCATGAGCGGATTCCTCCCGACCCGGGGAATAATGTCTGGCTCACCCTGGATGAAACTATACAGTATTTTGTAGAACGGGAACTGGATAACATTGTGACCCAGTACGAACCGAAAAGCGCTGTTATCATTGTGATGGATCCAGAGACCGGCGCTATCCTCGGTATGGGTTCAAGACCTGATTTTGACCCCGCAGATTATGGCAAATACCCTGAGCAGAATCGAAGAAATATGGCTATTCAGCTTAATTATGAACCTGGTTCCACCTTTAAGATCATCACTTCTGCCGCTGCCCTTGAGGAAGGTACTGTAAAGCCTGATGACCGGTTCTACGATCCCGGGTATGCAACTGTAGGTGACCGCCGGATAAAGTGCTGGAAATACCCCCAGGCACATGGAGCCCAGTCGTTTGAGGAAGTGGTCATGAATTCGTGTAACACCGGTTTTGTGGAAGTGGGGCTGAAACTTGGCGGGGAAAGGTTTTACCGCTATATTAACGCCTTTGGCTTCGGACAGAAGACCGGAATTAACCTCAGTGGTGAAGGAAAAGGGATTATGATTCCGGAGAAGGATATCATACCGGTCAATATTGCCACGATTGCAATGGGTCAGTCCATATCCGTAACTCCGCTCCAGCTTATCACGGCAATGTCAGCAGTAGCTAATGACGGTGTGCTGATGAAACCCAGGATAATCGAAAAAATAACTGACAGTAAGGGGAAGTTGGTTAAGGAATATACACCTGAGCCTGTCAGACAAGTGGTATCCAAAGATACCTCAAGACAGCTCTCACTAATACTGGAGAAGGTAGTGAATTCAGGTACGGGAAAAAATGCCTATCTTGAAGGCTACCGGGTGGCCGGGAAGACGGGGACGGCGCAGAAGGCAGGCCCCGGCGGATATATCCAGGGCAAGTATGTGGCCTCATTCGCCGGATTTGCTCCGGCTGATGACCCCAAGATTGCCCTGCTGGTTGTCATCGATGAACCAAAGCCTGGTATGCACTACGGTGGGCAGCTGGCAGCGCCGGTATTTAAAAATATTTCTAAAGACACCCTGCGTTATCTCAATGTAACTCCTGAACTCAGTGAGGAAGAAATTGAAAACAGGGAGGAACAGGCTCAGGTACTGGTTCCTGATGTTGTCAACACAGCCCTTGAGGATGCCCAGATTATCCTGCGGGAAGCTGGACTAAAGGCCAGGATAGAGGGTGAAGGTTCGTGGATTAATAATCAGCAGCCCAAAGCCGGAGCCAAGATTCCGGCAGGGTCAGAGGTGATTATTTATCTGGGGCAGCGCGGGGGGAACATCCCTGAAGGTCAGGAACGCACTGTACCTGACTTAACCGGGATGACCATGAGGGAAGCGGGCCAGCTTCTGGGAAGTCTGGGTCTGCAGTTAAACCCGGAGGGAACAGGGATTGTAGTGGAACAGAAGCTGCCACCGGGAACCAAGCTGAAGTCAGGGGAAGAAGTTACGGTGGTTTTCTCCCCGCCGGTATGGGAACCATCCCCGTAA
- a CDS encoding metal-dependent hydrolase, which produces MDLISHGLMGTMMAGLGLNQKFGLAGTVTMIIANIAPDLDIVAGLKGPKTFYKYHREITHSLLGAAVLWALISGGIYFFTPLDSFAAIFIMVGAGLAGHLVMDSFTPWGLPLFYPFSSKKYGFDLIWFCDPVMITSMVGSVYLAYHFPGHEKMFFMLGFALIASYLLLRVFQKRRARRMAAGEMGPRFKDAEVYVLPSAISPFKWDVIYKARSQYLYVSVDTRKEEILAAREFVSASYHRCIKQSCDSELVDVFLKRARFPFYNFNRIDGGYRVEWCDAQLLNLGGVHGVTVYLSDCGTVTGEKLQVKKPVRRRRRKLEDFLQEEAS; this is translated from the coding sequence GTGGATTTGATTTCTCACGGCTTGATGGGTACAATGATGGCCGGGCTCGGGCTTAACCAGAAATTTGGTCTTGCCGGTACTGTGACAATGATAATTGCCAATATTGCCCCAGACCTGGATATTGTAGCAGGCCTGAAGGGACCAAAGACATTTTATAAATATCACCGTGAAATAACTCATTCCCTGCTTGGCGCAGCCGTACTGTGGGCGCTGATTTCGGGTGGAATTTACTTTTTTACTCCACTGGACAGTTTTGCAGCCATTTTTATCATGGTTGGCGCGGGTCTGGCGGGTCATTTGGTGATGGACTCATTCACACCGTGGGGGCTGCCGCTTTTTTACCCGTTTTCATCCAAAAAGTATGGTTTTGACTTGATTTGGTTCTGTGATCCCGTGATGATAACTTCAATGGTTGGCAGTGTTTACCTGGCATACCATTTTCCGGGCCATGAAAAGATGTTTTTTATGCTAGGCTTTGCACTGATTGCTTCTTACCTGCTGCTCCGGGTATTTCAAAAGCGCAGGGCCCGGAGAATGGCTGCAGGGGAAATGGGTCCCAGGTTTAAAGATGCCGAGGTCTATGTGCTGCCTTCTGCCATCAGCCCTTTTAAGTGGGACGTTATTTATAAGGCCAGGAGCCAGTACCTTTATGTGAGTGTCGATACCAGAAAAGAAGAGATTCTGGCTGCCCGGGAGTTTGTTTCCGCCTCCTATCACAGGTGTATCAAGCAGTCATGTGATTCAGAACTGGTGGATGTTTTTCTGAAAAGAGCGCGGTTCCCCTTTTACAATTTCAACAGGATCGATGGCGGGTATCGGGTGGAATGGTGTGATGCCCAACTGCTTAACCTGGGCGGGGTGCATGGTGTCACTGTTTACCTGAGTGATTGCGGCACGGTTACCGGTGAAAAGCTGCAGGTCAAGAAACCGGTGCGTCGCCGCAGGAGAAAACTTGAAGATTTCCTTCAGGAGGAAGCTTCATAA
- the mraZ gene encoding division/cell wall cluster transcriptional repressor MraZ, whose amino-acid sequence MFVGEYQHTVDPKGRLIIPQKFREGLGEKFIATKGLDNCLFVYPMEAWQQIEQKFKTIPSTSKDARAFARLFFSGATECELDKQGRILLPANLREHAALEKDAVVLGVSTKVEIWSRENWNKYSSEAEPTYEEIAEKIVEFDLGI is encoded by the coding sequence ATGTTTGTGGGGGAGTATCAACATACCGTAGATCCAAAGGGGAGGCTGATTATCCCCCAGAAGTTCAGGGAGGGGCTTGGCGAAAAGTTTATTGCTACAAAAGGCCTGGATAACTGCCTGTTTGTTTACCCTATGGAAGCCTGGCAGCAGATAGAACAAAAATTCAAAACGATTCCATCAACCAGTAAGGATGCCAGGGCCTTTGCCAGACTGTTTTTTTCAGGAGCCACTGAATGTGAACTGGACAAACAGGGCAGGATATTACTCCCAGCAAATCTCAGGGAACACGCTGCCTTGGAAAAGGATGCGGTGGTATTGGGAGTATCCACTAAAGTCGAGATTTGGAGCAGGGAAAACTGGAATAAATACAGCAGTGAAGCTGAACCAACTTATGAGGAAATTGCAGAGAAAATTGTTGAGTTTGACCTCGGTATTTAA
- a CDS encoding DUF3796 domain-containing protein: MKTSWLKYLGFLGLIGLLSLVTGNWGLIGFFGFFSFFGFGKYLNDERFETNVNKAAKNCFISSLIVYAVANIVFAFMPDFKVYAFAFALNFLLIILVFVISLRVYEGQVIND; encoded by the coding sequence ATGAAAACCAGTTGGCTTAAGTATTTAGGTTTTTTAGGATTGATAGGTTTATTGAGTCTGGTTACGGGTAATTGGGGACTGATTGGATTCTTCGGCTTTTTTAGTTTTTTTGGATTTGGGAAATATCTTAATGACGAACGATTTGAAACCAATGTAAATAAGGCAGCAAAGAACTGCTTTATATCCTCATTAATTGTTTATGCTGTAGCCAATATAGTATTTGCTTTTATGCCAGACTTTAAGGTTTATGCTTTTGCATTCGCACTGAACTTTTTGCTTATAATACTGGTGTTTGTAATATCCTTAAGAGTCTATGAGGGACAGGTGATCAATGATTAA
- a CDS encoding vWA domain-containing protein, which produces MMVLKRNAVILNTSAKEIYEWLGRHSGELGRLLANGERSVSLFPFLVEDIFYALYQDSPRLHSINEVSTGARLNRLVLEQLMKSREFKNARSFSRGNLPASGITAMYFAELVLAGLPREIADTANEIFVSEEELEAALLNREVSTKIARIAADSTREDIRLAYENTAREWQVKSEESQKKLRNLAARLSMLWNTSGSRRTAISGNSDTKGEKRARFETGNEGLGDNKGVWTRGDLGNHLKLVETYYHSPKLKRLADRVGRLREVREQRTGRSGLEDISEVRGIDYGNDLSVVVPEEWLDYFDPFKKNLFKKKYADETLCLYDLKAKRPQGKGSLIICLDNSGSMQGPKEETSKAIAIALMEIAVSQKRDFVVIMFGGPDDELRVFDIPKGRCTPEQLVEIGEHFLCSAGTDFEKPLHEALRYLEKDKYPGADIVFITDGVCSVSREFLAGFAAAKRARRFRTVAVMVNYGNVSKSPVETFCDELLVSKDLKGIDVAGELFGQMQGG; this is translated from the coding sequence ATGATGGTTTTAAAAAGAAATGCTGTTATTCTTAATACATCCGCCAAAGAGATTTATGAATGGCTGGGACGGCATTCCGGGGAATTGGGAAGACTGCTGGCTAATGGGGAACGGTCTGTCAGCCTGTTCCCTTTTTTGGTGGAGGACATCTTTTATGCTCTCTACCAGGATTCCCCGAGGCTGCATTCCATCAATGAAGTTTCTACAGGGGCGAGGCTGAACCGGCTGGTACTGGAACAGCTTATGAAAAGCCGGGAGTTCAAAAATGCCAGGTCGTTTAGCAGGGGTAACCTGCCGGCTTCGGGGATTACAGCTATGTATTTTGCGGAACTGGTCCTTGCGGGCCTGCCCCGGGAGATAGCGGACACCGCCAATGAGATTTTTGTCAGTGAAGAGGAGCTTGAAGCTGCTCTTCTAAACAGGGAGGTATCTACCAAGATAGCTCGGATTGCCGCGGATTCCACCAGGGAAGATATCAGGCTGGCATATGAGAACACTGCCCGGGAGTGGCAGGTCAAGTCTGAAGAAAGCCAAAAAAAGCTCAGGAACCTGGCAGCGAGGCTCAGTATGCTCTGGAATACCTCGGGAAGCAGACGCACCGCCATCTCGGGGAACAGTGACACAAAGGGCGAAAAGAGGGCCCGCTTTGAGACGGGAAATGAAGGCCTGGGTGACAATAAAGGGGTCTGGACCAGGGGCGATTTGGGTAATCACCTGAAACTGGTAGAGACGTATTATCATTCTCCCAAGCTCAAGAGGCTTGCTGACAGGGTTGGCCGCCTCCGGGAGGTCAGGGAGCAGCGGACGGGGCGTTCCGGACTGGAGGACATATCTGAGGTGCGGGGCATAGATTATGGCAATGACCTTTCCGTGGTTGTTCCTGAGGAGTGGCTGGACTATTTTGACCCATTCAAAAAAAACCTCTTCAAGAAGAAGTATGCTGATGAAACCCTCTGTCTTTATGACCTGAAGGCAAAACGTCCTCAGGGAAAGGGCAGCCTGATAATCTGCTTGGATAATTCCGGTTCTATGCAGGGGCCCAAAGAGGAAACCAGCAAGGCCATTGCCATTGCTTTGATGGAAATTGCGGTTTCTCAGAAGAGGGATTTTGTTGTCATTATGTTTGGCGGTCCCGATGATGAACTTAGGGTTTTTGATATCCCAAAGGGGCGCTGCACCCCGGAACAGCTTGTCGAAATAGGGGAACATTTTCTTTGCTCGGCAGGGACTGATTTTGAAAAACCTTTGCATGAGGCTCTTCGTTACCTGGAAAAGGATAAATACCCCGGGGCGGATATCGTTTTTATTACTGATGGGGTATGCAGTGTTAGCAGGGAGTTTCTGGCCGGGTTTGCAGCTGCCAAAAGGGCCCGGCGATTCAGGACGGTTGCGGTAATGGTGAACTATGGGAATGTTTCCAAATCGCCTGTGGAGACTTTTTGCGATGAACTATTGGTTAGTAAAGACTTAAAGGGCATCGACGTTGCCGGGGAATTATTCGGGCAGATGCAGGGAGGGTGA